One region of Emys orbicularis isolate rEmyOrb1 chromosome 4, rEmyOrb1.hap1, whole genome shotgun sequence genomic DNA includes:
- the LOC135878762 gene encoding membrane-spanning 4-domains subfamily A member 15-like gives MAAPGSMANGVLVFMPPNSAGIIHQGQGVSGAISQIPEMVQCGPQQFRVMNPGNQPLGSVYPRSPAEQVEQLKKVGMMERFLKAQPKTLGAIQILIGLMHIGFGGVSAVFVVYHFYVSISVLGGYPFWGGLFFVISGSLSVAAENHRNTCLVRGSLGMNITSAIFSGIGIILFLTELIINASDYSHDYEGAAKGIMVMLFLMTILEFSIAVSISYFACQAICYTPNTAMFMPYAANANFGIPSAPMASPPPYTNVAYDPKEEIEQGAS, from the exons ATGGCAGCACCAGGAAGCATGGCCAACGGGGTGCTTGTGTTCATGCCCCCAAACAGCGCTGGCATCATCCACCAAGGCCAGGGAGTCTCTGGTGCTATTTCCCAGATTCCTGAGATGGTGCAATGTGGGCCTCAGCAGTTCAGGGTCATGAACCCTGGGAACCAACCTCTTGGGTCAGTGTACCCCAGGAGTCCCGCTGAGCAGGTCGAGCAGCTGAAGAAAGTAGGGATGATGGAGAGATTCCTCAAAGCACAGCCCAAGACCCTGGGG GCCATCCAGATCCTGATTGGGCTGATGCACATTGGCTTTGGGGGTGTGTCTGCAGTTTTCGTCGTATACCACTTTTACGTTTCCATCTCCGTTCTTGGAGGGTACCCGTTCTGGGGAGGACTTTTT TTCGTCATTTCTGGATCCCTCTCGGTTGCAGCTGAGAATCATCGCAACACCTGTCTG GTGAGAGGCAGCCTGGGAATGAACATCACTAGTGCCATCTTCTCAGGCATTGGGATCATTCTCTTCCTAACGGAGCTCATTATTAATGCTTCAGATTACAGCCACGACTATGAG GGTGCTGCAAAGGGGATCATGGTCATGCTGTTCTTGATGACCATCCTGGAGTTCTCCATCGCTGTCTCAATCTCATACTTTGCGTGCCAAGCCATCTGCTATACCCCCAACACC GCCATGTTCATGCCATATGCTGCCAATGCAAATTTTGGGATTCCTTCTGCACCAATGGCCTCTCCGCCACCTTACACCAATGTGGCTTATGACCCCAAAGAAGAGATCGAGCAAGGGGCCTCATAA